In Fusobacterium mortiferum ATCC 9817, a genomic segment contains:
- a CDS encoding PTS sugar transporter subunit IIA: protein MKFSSYLDPNFIFTDLKGKNPEEIIVEMVEKIAEKDKKVKASQVVIQEAIIRREREISTGIGSGIAIPHARIENFNDFIVAIGLLDNPIESEIAATNKSDKVDLVFLIISDVLKNKNILKVMSAVSKLALKQGELLEKIRKERNPKKIIEYFQAANIEFEHKIVAEDVLSPDIKPATPDNTLEEIAKRLILEETSGLPVVDKNGKFLGEITERELIDYGMPEYLSLMGDLNFLTVGEPFEEYLVNESKVTIKNLYRISNDIIIDRKTPIMEICFIMVNKGITRLYVVDDGKYYGMIKRSDIIKKVLHI from the coding sequence ATGAAATTTTCAAGTTACCTAGACCCTAATTTTATCTTTACAGATCTAAAAGGTAAAAATCCTGAAGAGATAATAGTGGAAATGGTAGAAAAAATTGCCGAAAAAGATAAGAAGGTGAAAGCTTCACAAGTTGTTATTCAAGAGGCAATAATAAGAAGAGAGAGAGAGATATCTACAGGAATAGGAAGTGGAATAGCTATTCCCCACGCTAGAATAGAAAATTTTAATGATTTTATTGTAGCAATAGGATTATTGGATAATCCAATAGAGAGTGAGATAGCAGCAACTAATAAAAGTGATAAGGTAGATTTAGTATTTTTAATAATCTCAGATGTATTAAAAAATAAAAATATATTAAAAGTAATGAGTGCTGTTTCAAAACTTGCATTAAAGCAGGGAGAGCTTTTAGAAAAAATTAGAAAAGAAAGAAATCCTAAAAAAATAATTGAGTACTTTCAAGCAGCAAATATAGAGTTTGAACATAAGATAGTGGCTGAAGATGTACTTAGTCCAGATATAAAACCAGCTACACCAGACAATACTCTTGAAGAGATAGCTAAAAGACTTATACTAGAAGAAACAAGTGGACTTCCTGTTGTAGACAAGAATGGAAAATTCTTAGGAGAGATAACAGAGAGAGAGCTTATAGATTATGGTATGCCAGAGTATCTTTCTCTTATGGGGGATTTGAACTTTTTAACAGTTGGGGAACCATTTGAAGAGTATCTAGTAAATGAATCAAAAGTTACTATAAAAAATTTATACAGAATTTCAAATGATATAATAATAGATAGAAAAACTCCTATAATGGAAATCTGCTTCATTATGGTAAATAAAGGAATAACTAGACTATATGTAGTTGATGATGGAAAGTACTATGGAATGATAAAAAGATCAGATATCATCAAGAAAGTTTTACATATATAG